One Rhodothermales bacterium genomic window, GGGAGGCGCTGCGCGCGTTGAACGCATCCATGTCGGCCACAGCCTGCTGCTGGCCGGCCGCGTCGTACATCTTCCCCATCACCAGGTCGATGAACATATCCACCTTCACATCCAGCCCGCCCGGCGTGTCGGTGGCCGGCAGGAGGGTATCCACCAGCGAAGAAACCAGCCGGGCGTGATCCTCGCTCAGGAAGGTCGGCTGCCAGCCGAGGCGGGGCTGCTGCTGGCAGGACTGCAGGAGGCCGAGCAGCGAGGTCGACAGCGCGGCGGAGCCGCCCAGCAGGGCCGTTTTTTTGAGTGCTTCTCGTCGTTGCATGGCCTTACAGGTTGGTTTTTTTCATTTCGTCGATGGCGTGGTGCGCCGCGCGCACGGTGAGCGCCATGTACGTGAGCGAGGGGTTCACGCAGGAGTTGGACGTCATGCAGGCGCCGTCGGTCACGAAGACGTTGGGGACGGCGTGGATCTGGTTCGTGGCGTTCAGGACGGAGGTCTTTGGGTCGCGCCCCATCCGCGCCGTGCCCATCTCGTGGATGCCGTAGCCCGGTTCGTGGCGGTTGTTGAACCCGACGATGTCCTGCAGGCCGGCTTTGTCGAGCATCTCCACCGCATCCACTTCGATCTGCCGGTTGAGCGCCAGCTCGTTGTCCCGGTATTCGCAGTCGATCGCGAGCGTCGGCTGGCCCCACTTGTCGAGGCTGTTGGTGTCGAGGGTCACCTGGTTGTCGTGATACGGGAGGCATTCGGCGAACCCGGTGATGAAGAACGTCCACGGCCCGGGGTCGGTGAGCAGCTGGTCCTTGAACGCAGCGCCGAAGCCGTCCACGTTGGCGCCGCCGCCCCAGCCGGCCCGGCTGGCGCCGCCCTGGTAGCCGAAGCCACGGACGAACGTATCCGAGCGGCTCTTTTCATCCACATTCCAGTAGCGCGGGATGTAGATGCCGTTGGGCCGGCGGCCTTTGTAATACATGTCCTCGTACCCCTCGAACCGGCCTATCGCGCCGACGCGGTAGGTGTGGTCCATGAGGTTGTGCCCCAGTTCGCCGCTGTCGTTGCCCATGCCGTTGGGGAAGCGGCTCGAGGTAGAGTTCAGCAGGATGCGCGTCGTGCTGAGGGTGGAGGCGTTGCAGAAGACGATCCGGGAGAAGTATTCCACCATTTCGCCCGTCTCGGCATCGATCACCCGCACGCCGGACGCTTTCCCCTTCGCGTCGTCGTAGATGATCGAGTGGGCGACGGAGAAGGGGCGGACGGTGAGGTTGCCCGTGG contains:
- a CDS encoding GMC family oxidoreductase; amino-acid sequence: MPNYNIDARQDMTYDAIVIGSGMSGGWAAKELCEAGLKTLVLERGRIVEPIKDFPTMNLEPWDFELRGSLTPEQKKKHYKGIRTGFIGAANEMFYADDEEDPYTEVKPFLWVRAHQMGGRSQLWGRQTYRWSDLDFEANAKDGHGVDWPIRYRDIEPWYTYVEKYAGISGEALGLPHLPDSHFLPPMELNCVEQDIRARIEKAFPGRHMTIGRVAHLTEPMNGRGKCQSRNKCSQGCPFSAFFSSTSVTLPAANATGNLTVRPFSVAHSIIYDDAKGKASGVRVIDAETGEMVEYFSRIVFCNASTLSTTRILLNSTSSRFPNGMGNDSGELGHNLMDHTYRVGAIGRFEGYEDMYYKGRRPNGIYIPRYWNVDEKSRSDTFVRGFGYQGGASRAGWGGGANVDGFGAAFKDQLLTDPGPWTFFITGFAECLPYHDNQVTLDTNSLDKWGQPTLAIDCEYRDNELALNRQIEVDAVEMLDKAGLQDIVGFNNRHEPGYGIHEMGTARMGRDPKTSVLNATNQIHAVPNVFVTDGACMTSNSCVNPSLTYMALTVRAAHHAIDEMKKTNL
- a CDS encoding gluconate 2-dehydrogenase subunit 3 family protein; translated protein: MQRREALKKTALLGGSAALSTSLLGLLQSCQQQPRLGWQPTFLSEDHARLVSSLVDTLLPATDTPGGLDVKVDMFIDLVMGKMYDAAGQQQAVADMDAFNARSAS